Below is a genomic region from Rhodococcus sp. WMMA185.
AGTTCAGGAACTACCGGGACGATCGCCCAGCCGAGGATGAGGTAGAGAGGAACCCCTACCCATCGCGGTGCGGTGGGCCACAGCATCTTCAGCGCAACCCCGGCCAGAGCACCCGCCCAGACGACGATCAGCAGTGTCCGGCCCGTGTCCGGCGGAAGTGCCAGCATTCCGAAAGGGGTGTAACTCCCCGCGATGAACAGGAAGATCATCGAATGGTCCGCGCGTTTCATCCAGATGCGGCCCGCGAGGGTGTTCCAGTGGATGCGGTGATAGGTCGCGCTCACACCGAATACGCCCCACACCGTCAGGATGTAGACGGCAGTGGCGAGAGCTGCCTGACCGGACACCCGGACGCCGGAGAGTGCGACGAGGACGAGTCCCGCGACCACGGAGACGCCGAATGCCCACAAGTGGATCCACCCCCGCAGGCGGGGTTTGACGGGCAGTTCGTCGAGGTCGAGCGCAGTCACAGAACACCTCTTGTCGCTTGTGTGGCATGAACCTACGCAGCCGTAGGTTCGCTTGTGGTGAGAGCGTACCCGCCAGTATCAGGAAGCCGCGGTTGGTGTGACGGCCATCGCCGAGGACCACACGACGCGGCGTAGGCTTGCGTGTCATGGTGATCTCCGGGTGAGTGCGCGAGGACTGCTGTACAGCATCTACGAGCGCCGATTGTTGAAGCGACTCGACGGTATGCAGCACCCTCGGCACGTAGCCGTGATGTGCGACGGCAATCGTCGTTGGGCTCGGGAGAACGGTTTCACCGATGTCAGCCACGGCCATCGGATGGGCGCACTCAAGATCGCTGAGCTACTGAGCTGGTGCGACGCAGCCGGCATCGAACTCGCCACCATCTACCTGCTGTCCACCGAGAATCTGCGCCGCGCTCCGGACGAACTCGACACGTTGCTCGAGATCATCACGGACGTCGTCGAGGAGATCTCGGGACCGGACAAGAACTGGAGCGTGCAGATCGTCGGTGCGCCCGACCTGCTCCCTGCTGATCAGTCCCGTCGGTTGCGTGACGCCGCCGAGCAAACTGCGGGCCGCACCGGCACCCATGTGAACGTCGCGATCGGGTACGGCGGTCGCCAGGAGATCGCCGACGCCGTGCAGTCGCTGCTGAGCGAGAAGCTGTCCGCCGGACTGTCGGGCGACGACCTTGTGAAATCGATCACTGTCGACGGTATCGGCGGTCACCTCTACACCTCCGGGCAACCGGATCCCGACCTCGTCATCCGAACGTCGGGGGAACAGCGGCTGTCGGGGTTCCTGCTGTGGCAGAGCGCCTACTCCGAGATCTGGTTCACGGAGGCGTACTGGCCCGAGTTTCGCCGAGTCGACTTCCTCCGCGCACTACGCGACTACGCCGCCCGGCACCGTAGGTTCGGCGCCTGACCGCACTTACAGCTTGCGCAGGCGGAGTCGGTTGATCGAGTGGTCGGCGTCCTTGCGCAGCACCAAGGTGGCTCGCGGGCGCGTCGGCAGAATGTTCTCCACCAGATTCGGTCGGTTGATGCTGTGCCATATCTCCTGCGCGGCAACGGTCGCATCCCGGTCGGACAGACCTGCGTAGTGGTGGAAGTGTGCGTCCGGGTCGGAGAACGATGTCTTGCGTAGCGCGAGAAAGCGCTGGATGTACCAGGACTCGATGTCCTCGATGCGAGCGTCCACGTAGATCGAGAAGTCGAACAAATCCGACACCATCAGGCGCGGACCGGTTTGCAGGACGTTCAGACCTTCGATGATCAGGATGTCCGGTTGGCGGACCCGGTGGTACTGGCCGGGGATGATGTCGTAGGAGATGTGTGAATAGACGGGCGCGGCTACTTCCTCGGCCCCCGACTTCACCTCCGTGACGAACCGCAGCAGTTTGCGGCGGTCGTAGCTTTCGGGAAAGCCCTTTCGGTGCATGATCCCGCGGCGATTGAGTTCCGCGGTCGGGTAGAGGAAGCCGTCTGTGGTCACCAGATCGACACGCGGGTGATGGTCCCAACGGGCGAGAAGAGCCTGGAGAACACGAGCGGTGGTGGACTTGCCCACCGCGACGCTGCCTGCGACACCGATCACGAACGGCACCTGTTGATCGGGGTGCTTCTCACCGAGAAAGGTCGCCGTTGCGGCGAAGAGGCGTTGTCGCGCGGCCACCTGTAGGTGGATCAGACGCGACAACGGGAGGTAGACCTCAGCTACTTCCTCGAGGTCGATCTGCTCGCCGAGACCGCGCAGGCCGTACAGCTCTTCCTCGGTCAGTACGAGGGGCGTCGACTTGCGCAGTGTGCGCCACTGCTTCCGGTCGAACTCCACGTACGGACTGGGCTCGCTCGACCGTGCCATCAGTTCCGCTCACACGCGAGTGCGATGGGGAGTGAGCGGTTTTTGCCCAGAATCTCTTCCTTCGTCGATGCGCTGGAGAGTAGCGGTTCCATAGTCGGATTGTGCTTGGTCTCGGCGGTAGCGCTGTCGGCGGGTCGGGCCGATGCGCCTGGACTAAGGTCATTCTGCATGGAATCCGCTTCGTTTGTCCGTGAATACCTGCTGATCGGGTTGGGTTTCGACCGACTAGAGGAAGGATTCGTCGACGCCTACACCGGCGATCCGGCGTTGCGCAGGCAGGTGGAGAACGCGCCACGGCCCGATCCGCGTGATCTCGCGCGTACGGCGTCGAGCCTGCGTGCCGAGCTGCCCTCGGTGGGTCTGGCCGAGGACAGGTCCAGGTTCCTCGATGTCCATCTCCGCGCACTCGAATGCTCAGGGCACAAGTTCGCGGGCGCCGACATCGGCTTCGTCGACGAGGTCGAGGCGTATTTCGACGTCCATATCGAGCGCGGTGACGAAGACCACTACCGGGAGGCGCACCGCAAGATTGATGCCGTCCTTCCCGGAACCGGACCGCTCGCCGAGCGCATGCAGGCACACCGGGCCTCCGATCGCATTCCGGCAGACCGTCTGCAGGAGTGCGTCGACGCATTCTCGAGCGCACTGCGCGATCTCGTACGTCAGCGCTATATGTTGCCCGATTCGGAGGTGGTCGAGTACGAGGTGGTGGGCGACAAGCCCTGGTCGGGTTTCAACTACTACCTCGGCGACTACCGTTCGAGGGTCGCGATCAACTCCGATCTCGAGCAGCACATGGCGAACCTGCCACGGCTGATCGCGCACGAGTCGTATCCCGGCCACCACACCGAGCACTGTCGAAAGGAGGCGGGGCTCGTGGGGGCGGGACAGCTCGAGCAGACGCTGTTCCTCGTCAACACCCCGCAGTGCCTGATGGCCGAGGGGCTTGCCGACCTCGCGCTCGAATCGATCGTCGGACGCGACTGGGGTTTGTGGGCGCAGGAGATCTACGCCGATCTAGGCCTGCGGTTCGACGGCGAGCGGGCCCAGCGCATCTCGGCGGCGTCCGGTCAGTTGCTCGGCGTGCGGCAGGACGCGGCGATGATGCTGCACGACGAGGGTCGAAGCCACGACGACGTCGCGGCATTCCTTCAGCGGTGGACCCTGTCGACCCCGGACCGGGCCCGGCAGTCGTTGCGGTTCCTGTCCTCACCCCTGTGGCGGGCGTACACGAGCACGTATGTCGAGGGGTACCGACTCCTCGGCGGCTGGCTGGAGGAGGTGCCGATCGGCGCGGAGCGATCGGAGCGCTTCCGTCGTCTGCTCGACGAACCACTCGTCCCCAGCGTCCTGCGCGACCGAGAGCTGCCGCTGACTGCGGGCGGGTGGGATGCGATCGCCAGTCCTTCGTAGACTGGCAGTATTCGTTTCCGCATCCAGCTTGGAGATTCCTCGATGACCGCTGTGCCCGGTACCGACGTCAACACGGCTCCTCTTGCCGAACTCGACCCCGAAGTCGCCGAGGCCATGGCAGGGGAGTTAGCCCGTCAGCGAGACACGCTCGAGATGATCGCGTCGGAGAACTTCGTTCCCCGCGCGGTTCTGCAGGCGCAGGGCAGCGTTCTCACCAACAAGTACGCCGAGGGATACCCCGGACGTCGCTACTACGGCGGTTGTGAGCACGTCGACATCGTCGAGGATCTTGCCCGCACCCGTGCCAAGGAACTGTTCGGTGCAGATTTCGCCAACGTTCAGCCGCACTCCGGCGCGCAGGCCAACGCAGCGGTCCTGATGGCACTGATGAACCCGGGCGAGAAGCTCCTCGGCCTCGACCTCGCGCACGGCGGACACCTGACGCACGGGATGAAGCTGAACTTCTCGGGCAAGCTGTATGACGTCGAGTCGTACGGGGTCAGCAAGGAAGACAACCGCATCGACATGGACGAGGTCCGCAAGATCGCGGTCGCGTCTCGGCCGAAGGTGATCGTTGCGGGCTGGTCGGCATACCCGCGGCACCAGGACTTCGAGGCGTTCCGCTCCATCGCGGACGAAGTGGGCGCGTACCTGTGGGTCGACATGGCGCATTTCGCGGGTCTGGTGGCGGCGGGACTCCACCCCTCACCGGTGCCGTACGCCGATGTCGTGTCGAGCACCGTGCACAAGACTCTGGGCGGACCTCGTTCCGGTCTGATCCTGGCCAAGCAGGAATGGGCGAAGAAGCTCAACTCTGCCGTATTCCCCGGCCAGCAGGGTGGCCCCCTGATGCACGCCATCGCCGCCAAGGCCGTGTCCCTCAAGATCGCGGGCACCGCGGAGTTCAAGGACCGTCAGCAGCGCACGCTGTCCGGTGCGAAGATCCTCGCCGAGCGCCTGACCGGTTCCGACGTGGCCGGCAAGGGTGTGAGCGTCCTGACCGGTGGCACCGATGTGCACTTGGTGCTCGTCGACCTGCGCAACTCGCAACTCGACGGCCAGCAGGCCGAGGATCTCCTCCATGAGGTCGGCATCACGGTCAACCGCAACGCCGTACCGTTCGACCCGCGCCCGCCGATGGTCACCTCCGGCCTGCGAATCGGCACCGCCGCGCTCGCGTCGCGCGGTTTCGGTGACGAGCAGTTCACCGAGGTCGCCGACATCATCGGCACCGCGCTCGCCGGATCGTCCGACATCGAGTCGTTGAAGGCCCGCGTCTCCAAGCTGGCCGCTGACACCCCGCTGTACGAGGGCCTCGAGGACTGGCGGCTGATCTAGGGGATTGCAGCGGGTGCGTCGCTGCTGACGCTCGAATGTCGTTGCCGGTGGTGGTTGTTGCGCAGCCACCCCTGCAACGAGCGTGTGGAGCCCGGCGAAGTACCATTCCGCGAGCGGCCGTGGGGTCACGTCGACGACGGTCGGTGACACACGGTCGATGACGAAGGGGGGACCGATGGCGCTGCGCCTCGAACCGGAAGCGATCGATCAGTGCGTGCGCGTCTGCGACCAGATGCTCGAGTCGATCGACAACGCGCTCCAGGAAGCGAACAGACTTCAAGACGTCGGCGGTTTTGGCGACTTCCGAATCGGTCAACAGCTCGCCGAGGGGTACCGGCGTAAGGGAGAGACGGTCGTCCAGAGGCTCGAGGAGTACCAAGCGGTCATCGCGGCAATGCGGGAGGCGTTCGCGGCCGGCGGCGAGGCGTTCGCAGACACCGACGGACAGTTCGCCCGGGCGCTGAGAAGCCTCGAGGGTGGGGTGGACCAGTGAGTCTGCGCCGCGCATCAGTGGGCGCGCTGCTGGCGCTCGCCACGGTCGTCTCGGGTTGTGGTGCGCCGGAATCACCCGAGGCGGCGGTGGCGTCGGACACTGCGTCGCCGACTCCTACGACTCGGGTTCCGCGTTATGTGGATCAATCGGATCGGCCGTTAGTGGTGTTCGATCCGTGCCTCGATATTCCGGATGAGGCACTGGTAGAGGCGGGCTACGACCCGCAGTCCAAGGACGAAGATGTCGTCGAGGCCGATTATCACACGTTCCTGATCTGTGGGTTCGACACGCCGCAACGCCAGTACGGGTTGAACGTGTACTCCTCGAACATCACTTTCGCCGAGGAGCAGGAGAAGGTGAAAGACTACTCCACACCGATCGTGCTCGACGGTCGCCGCGCGCTACGTAAGGTGCCAGCCAGGTCCATTTGCGGGGTGAGCATGGAGACCGGGTACGGCATCCTGATCGTCTCTCGCAATATCCAACTCACTCGGTCGGACCAGAACCTGGAGGAGGAGCGATGCGTAGGGATTGAGGAGACCGCGAGCATCATCGCCCGTTATCTACCTGAGGGGACGTAGACATGAGCGACATCAACGGCTTGCTGGCACCAGACGACGGCGCTGGGGCCGTTGAGCGTAAACGTCTTGATGCCACTCTCGAGCAACTGGGCAGACACATCGATGAGGAACGCGACCCTCCCTACGTCTCCGACCCGGACGTCTTCGACGGGATGAGTCGCGAGGAGATGCTCGGCAAGGTCTCCTCGCTCGATGCCGGACAGATCGAGGACCTTGCGGGCAGGGTCCTTTCCGTGGCAAGGGAATTCGATATCGGTTGGGGGCTGTTCAGCCTGAAGAACATCATCAGTTCGGGGTGGGAGGGCAACGCCGCCGACGCCGCGGCCGCCGCGGTCGACCGTTTGATGGACCCGGTTGGTGATACCAACGCGTCGCTTCAAACGATTGGTGTCAAACTTCGGCAGGCGGGCAGCGCGGCGAGCGATGTGAAACCGCCGGTACAAAGCCTGCTGTCGGATGCGCTTCCACTGCAGCTGCTGATCAGCGGCGCGGATGCCGTCGCTGCGAAGGCGGAGCAAGAGAACCAGCGGCGTGAGGCCGCGCAGATCCTCGAGCGGATCTACAAGCCGAGCTTCATCGACGCCGGCACCAACGTGCCCT
It encodes:
- the glyA gene encoding serine hydroxymethyltransferase, encoding MTAVPGTDVNTAPLAELDPEVAEAMAGELARQRDTLEMIASENFVPRAVLQAQGSVLTNKYAEGYPGRRYYGGCEHVDIVEDLARTRAKELFGADFANVQPHSGAQANAAVLMALMNPGEKLLGLDLAHGGHLTHGMKLNFSGKLYDVESYGVSKEDNRIDMDEVRKIAVASRPKVIVAGWSAYPRHQDFEAFRSIADEVGAYLWVDMAHFAGLVAAGLHPSPVPYADVVSSTVHKTLGGPRSGLILAKQEWAKKLNSAVFPGQQGGPLMHAIAAKAVSLKIAGTAEFKDRQQRTLSGAKILAERLTGSDVAGKGVSVLTGGTDVHLVLVDLRNSQLDGQQAEDLLHEVGITVNRNAVPFDPRPPMVTSGLRIGTAALASRGFGDEQFTEVADIIGTALAGSSDIESLKARVSKLAADTPLYEGLEDWRLI
- the coaA gene encoding type I pantothenate kinase, producing the protein MARSSEPSPYVEFDRKQWRTLRKSTPLVLTEEELYGLRGLGEQIDLEEVAEVYLPLSRLIHLQVAARQRLFAATATFLGEKHPDQQVPFVIGVAGSVAVGKSTTARVLQALLARWDHHPRVDLVTTDGFLYPTAELNRRGIMHRKGFPESYDRRKLLRFVTEVKSGAEEVAAPVYSHISYDIIPGQYHRVRQPDILIIEGLNVLQTGPRLMVSDLFDFSIYVDARIEDIESWYIQRFLALRKTSFSDPDAHFHHYAGLSDRDATVAAQEIWHSINRPNLVENILPTRPRATLVLRKDADHSINRLRLRKL
- the trhA gene encoding PAQR family membrane homeostasis protein TrhA; this translates as MTALDLDELPVKPRLRGWIHLWAFGVSVVAGLVLVALSGVRVSGQAALATAVYILTVWGVFGVSATYHRIHWNTLAGRIWMKRADHSMIFLFIAGSYTPFGMLALPPDTGRTLLIVVWAGALAGVALKMLWPTAPRWVGVPLYLILGWAIVPVVPELTHEVGLLPMVLLLIGGLLYSGGAILYATKWPNPWPRTFGHHEFFHAATVIAAMSHYVAVWLVVFR
- a CDS encoding DUF3558 domain-containing protein, translated to MSLRRASVGALLALATVVSGCGAPESPEAAVASDTASPTPTTRVPRYVDQSDRPLVVFDPCLDIPDEALVEAGYDPQSKDEDVVEADYHTFLICGFDTPQRQYGLNVYSSNITFAEEQEKVKDYSTPIVLDGRRALRKVPARSICGVSMETGYGILIVSRNIQLTRSDQNLEEERCVGIEETASIIARYLPEGT
- a CDS encoding DUF885 domain-containing protein — encoded protein: MESASFVREYLLIGLGFDRLEEGFVDAYTGDPALRRQVENAPRPDPRDLARTASSLRAELPSVGLAEDRSRFLDVHLRALECSGHKFAGADIGFVDEVEAYFDVHIERGDEDHYREAHRKIDAVLPGTGPLAERMQAHRASDRIPADRLQECVDAFSSALRDLVRQRYMLPDSEVVEYEVVGDKPWSGFNYYLGDYRSRVAINSDLEQHMANLPRLIAHESYPGHHTEHCRKEAGLVGAGQLEQTLFLVNTPQCLMAEGLADLALESIVGRDWGLWAQEIYADLGLRFDGERAQRISAASGQLLGVRQDAAMMLHDEGRSHDDVAAFLQRWTLSTPDRARQSLRFLSSPLWRAYTSTYVEGYRLLGGWLEEVPIGAERSERFRRLLDEPLVPSVLRDRELPLTAGGWDAIASPS
- a CDS encoding isoprenyl transferase, yielding MSARGLLYSIYERRLLKRLDGMQHPRHVAVMCDGNRRWARENGFTDVSHGHRMGALKIAELLSWCDAAGIELATIYLLSTENLRRAPDELDTLLEIITDVVEEISGPDKNWSVQIVGAPDLLPADQSRRLRDAAEQTAGRTGTHVNVAIGYGGRQEIADAVQSLLSEKLSAGLSGDDLVKSITVDGIGGHLYTSGQPDPDLVIRTSGEQRLSGFLLWQSAYSEIWFTEAYWPEFRRVDFLRALRDYAARHRRFGA